From Rudanella lutea DSM 19387, a single genomic window includes:
- a CDS encoding DUF3820 family protein, whose amino-acid sequence MTPDNTAPGDPNILLELLHYQMPFGKYKGRRLRELPVTYLEWFAQKGFPPGKLGMLLQTLYEIRLNGLDYLLDELQKRR is encoded by the coding sequence ATGACACCCGACAATACTGCCCCCGGCGACCCAAACATTTTGCTGGAGTTACTGCATTACCAGATGCCTTTTGGTAAATACAAGGGCCGGCGACTGCGTGAGTTGCCGGTGACTTATCTGGAGTGGTTTGCCCAAAAAGGGTTTCCGCCCGGCAAACTCGGTATGCTCCTGCAAACGCTCTACGAGATCCGGCTTAACGGCCTCGACTACCTCCTCGACGAGCTACAAAAAAGACGGTAA
- a CDS encoding DinB family protein, with translation MSHVDALMKEMQQEAQTTRKMLERIPNDKLDWQPHPKSMTMRSLATHIAELPAWVRLAVHTDELDFETSPYQPATVNSTADLLALHEKSLAEGLASLETVTEDQLQPTWTLRSGDTILSQTTKGEMIRMSFSQIVHHRAQLGVNLRLLDIPIPGSYGPSADEPMF, from the coding sequence ATGTCGCACGTAGATGCTTTGATGAAGGAAATGCAGCAGGAAGCCCAGACCACCCGCAAGATGCTGGAGCGGATTCCGAACGATAAGCTGGATTGGCAACCCCACCCGAAAAGTATGACCATGCGGAGTTTGGCCACCCACATTGCTGAATTGCCCGCCTGGGTACGACTGGCCGTGCATACCGACGAGCTTGACTTCGAAACGTCGCCCTACCAGCCCGCCACCGTCAATAGCACCGCCGATTTACTGGCCTTGCACGAAAAATCACTGGCCGAGGGCCTTGCCAGCCTGGAAACCGTGACCGAAGACCAACTCCAGCCTACTTGGACGCTACGTTCGGGCGATACCATTTTGAGCCAAACTACCAAGGGCGAGATGATTCGGATGTCGTTTTCGCAGATTGTGCACCACCGGGCGCAGTTGGGGGTTAACCTCCGCCTGCTCGATATTCCGATTCCCGGTAGCTACGGCCCCAGCGCCGACGAGCCGATGTTTTAA
- a CDS encoding amidohydrolase family protein: MRSLICMVLILLAVSVRAQGLVSNWDREVVFRSVNVIPMDAERVLENQTVVVRNGRITALGREGSVRFAKDALVVDGKGKYLMPGWAEMHAHVPPIDDIEPMKEVLTLYLANGITTIRGMLGHSRHLELRSKINAGEILGPHFYATGPSFNGQSVKTAARGAEMVREQKAAGYDFLKLHPGLTKETFPAIARTAKEVGIPFVGHVSFNVGVWRAIEADYSSIDHLDGFIEAITPGSDTLAEPETGLFGAWIAHRADPRLIPKLIKALSDRQIHVVPTQALAERWQSPLPASAYTSAPEMKYMKPQEIQGWVNAKNKYLSDPNFRKENAEKLIQVRRQLLLECQKNNVPLLLGSDAPQVFNVPGFSIHHEMKYLVDAGLTPYQTLRTGTVNVAKYLKKRDSGMIKTGFVSDLVLLSGNPLADIGQTRNIEGVMMGTNWLPKTYIQQELKKLER; the protein is encoded by the coding sequence ATGCGAAGCCTAATATGTATGGTGCTGATACTGCTCGCCGTGTCGGTACGGGCGCAGGGTCTGGTGAGCAACTGGGACCGGGAGGTGGTGTTTCGGTCGGTTAATGTGATTCCGATGGATGCCGAGCGCGTACTCGAAAACCAGACAGTGGTTGTGCGCAATGGACGCATTACGGCGCTGGGCCGTGAAGGTAGCGTTCGGTTTGCCAAAGATGCCCTCGTCGTCGACGGAAAAGGCAAATACCTCATGCCCGGTTGGGCCGAAATGCACGCGCACGTACCGCCTATCGATGATATTGAGCCGATGAAAGAAGTGCTCACGCTCTACCTTGCCAACGGTATTACCACCATTCGCGGGATGCTGGGGCACTCGCGACACCTCGAACTCCGGAGCAAGATCAACGCGGGCGAAATTCTGGGTCCTCATTTTTACGCAACGGGGCCCTCGTTCAATGGGCAGTCGGTCAAAACGGCCGCCCGTGGGGCCGAGATGGTACGCGAGCAAAAAGCCGCCGGGTATGATTTTCTGAAGCTACACCCCGGCCTGACAAAAGAAACGTTTCCGGCCATTGCCCGCACGGCCAAAGAGGTCGGGATTCCGTTTGTGGGGCATGTGTCGTTCAATGTGGGCGTATGGCGGGCCATCGAAGCCGACTATTCTTCTATCGACCATCTCGACGGGTTTATTGAGGCCATCACGCCCGGCAGCGATACCCTCGCTGAACCCGAAACCGGCCTGTTTGGAGCCTGGATTGCCCACCGCGCCGATCCGCGCCTGATTCCGAAGCTCATCAAAGCCCTGAGCGACCGGCAGATTCATGTGGTGCCTACGCAGGCCCTGGCTGAGCGGTGGCAGTCTCCGCTACCGGCGTCGGCGTACACGAGTGCCCCGGAGATGAAATACATGAAACCACAGGAGATTCAGGGATGGGTCAACGCTAAAAACAAATACCTGAGCGACCCCAACTTTCGGAAAGAGAATGCCGAGAAACTGATTCAGGTTCGCCGGCAACTCCTGCTCGAATGCCAGAAAAATAACGTGCCGCTGTTGCTCGGTTCCGATGCCCCGCAGGTGTTCAACGTACCCGGCTTCTCGATTCATCACGAAATGAAATACCTGGTCGATGCGGGCCTGACACCCTACCAGACACTACGTACGGGTACGGTAAACGTGGCCAAATACCTCAAAAAAAGGGATTCGGGCATGATCAAAACCGGCTTTGTGTCGGATCTGGTCTTGCTGAGTGGTAACCCCCTGGCCGACATTGGCCAAACCCGCAACATTGAAGGGGTGATGATGGGCACCAACTGGCTACCCAAAACCTACATTCAGCAGGAGCTGAAAAAGCTGGAGCGGTAG